Genomic segment of Panicum virgatum strain AP13 chromosome 9N, P.virgatum_v5, whole genome shotgun sequence:
GatttccccggcctataaatataaaggctaaggccaatTGAGGTATTTGCATTCGAATCAAATCAATTTACATCTACTTTTTGTTCTTCTCAAACCCTAGTTTTGCCAAACCCTAATTCTATTCTTTCTGtgtctcgacggcgtttgaaggcgttctgagtggcctgccgatctcagAGCAATCCTAGTTGCGCGAGCTCTGACggagtccctcccgagctcgtgtTCCTAGGTCTAAACGGTGCCATGCTCCACACCTGTTAGACCGGTCggtggccggtcagaccggtccgctaGGGTTTTGTTGGTTCTGGTCGTTTTGACGATCAATCGCGCGTTCTAacacattcgagtgtgttggagccgtgccgtgccgggccggcccattGGCCAACTATATGAGCAGGGCAACCCAGCTCTGAAGGTTGATATTTTCGAGCTTGCTGTTGCTCTGAACAATCACACTCTTCAACTAGAGCCAGCTGCTGGTGCTGCCGTTGTTATGAAAGGATCAACCAAAGAAACCGGGACTCCTGTTGTTACTGGAGGGATGGGTAAGAGAGCGCTCAAAGGAAAATCTGCTTCACTGGGAGGTAATGACAAAGGAAGTAATACCGATATCAAATCACCAAACCAGCAGATGGAGTCTCTGATGAAACATCATGCAGATTGCAGAAAGCCAATAAAAAGAGACCAGGTATGAGAACTTTCGAAGTGTCAACCCTACTTCGCTCAGTTTTTttctcaagaacatactcctacTTCTTTTCCAATCCCTTTGACTCCGtctttcctcttcttttctAGGAAATGGTGGGACGTCCTTTAGCAGGCTGGTCGGTGGAAAACCTGCTCAGGATAGTACTGAAGTTTGTACTAAAACACACTATTATCTCTGTCAATCTGATCGTTCTGAAGATGATTGGACCAAAGATGCAAACCGCAGTGGCAATTTTTTCCAACGGAAGTGAGCGGTTGGGACGACGGAGATGATTGAAAAGGCATCGTGAATGCTATAACTTTGTATTCGAATTTCAATTAAGTTATCCGAAGCAAAAGTGCCTGTAGCCAGTGGTTACAAGAGTCTTGGTAGCATCTGAGGTTCAGAGTTCGATTTTTCttgggagcgaatattctggAATTTAATGTCGTTGTGTATTCAGTAGTAGGCGACGTTCCCATCGACAGCGAGGCGTTTAtgatgacttcgtcaatctcgagaatttgcCGAATGTCTGAGTTAtactgtgtaatctcaaaaatAATTAAGTTATCCAAAATCCTCCGCTTCAATCTTCTTGACGAACAGGTCAACATGGTGAAGTCAAATTTTACATTCGCCGgccgcttcttcttcctccaataCTATGATTCGCAGCAAAACAAATGGTTTTACAAGCAATAGTGGGCAGTGGAATTTGTTTTTTATATCTATAAAAAGTTCTATCTATAAAAAGTTGAAGCAATTGAAATACTTTTTCACCAAAATTTGGCCCACTCAGAGACCCTACTTATCAGGCTAAAAGGTTTGacgaaaagaagagaaagattGGTTTCATCAATATTTTCCACCAAAATTCTAATACTTTTTACATAATTTTCTATACCAATTTTTGTACCCGCGtattatttttctttaataCACACTTTAATTTTCTTTGCACATGTATTCAGCCATAATTCGTGTCATTATTTATTTTAGAATAATAATAATTGATATTattgtttatggaaggaaaagaaagatatgtattgtttttggaagaaaaataaacgaTACAGTTGCTTGAttgaagaaaaaataaatatatgccATTAATCTTAGTATTGAACTGTAATTGTAAGCTAATTCCCCggcaatttaaatttaaattttatccGAATCGTTCACGTGTGATTAACAACAATCAACGGTCAGCATAAACAAAGCACCAGCCTTACCGATGAAGCTTCCCCGCGTGTGGCATTTAATGAAGCCCAGGTCTTCTCCGCTCCTCCCCGTTTCCGTTCCCCACCCACATGCCCCCTCGCTCTCCAAAGCCCCGACGAaaccccaccgccggcgccgaccaccgcaatggccgccggcgagcaccccCTGGTCGAGGAATCCACGGTCCCCATGGTCTCCGTCGACGAGCCCTCCCGCCCCTGCGTCCGACCGGCCCTCTTCCTGCGGCCCCGCGCCGGGGACGGCGCCCCTCTCCCGGCCCCGCCCGGCGACCCCGGCTCCGTCCCCGCCCGCGTCCGCGGGATCCAGGCGGAATTCAGGggctgggcgtgcgtgccccggCGGTGGCAGGAGTGGGTGGGCAAGCTCCGCCCGCGGCACGAGGCGCTGTGGCGGGAGCTCGGGATCTTGGGCGGCGTCCTCGCCAGCACGTgccgggtgcggcggcgcaagcACGAGCGCGCGCTGCTCCAGCTCGCCGCCTTCTGGtccggcgccaccggcaccTTTGTCTTCCCCTGGGGCGAGGCTACGGTCACCCTCGAGGACGTCGCCGCGCTCGCGGGCCTGCCCCTGCTCGGCGGTCCCCTGCGCGCGCCCGTCGCGGGCCGGCTGGAGAAGGACGTGGGCGCCATAGAGGTCGTCCTGGCCGTGCTCAACcggagcaagaagaagaaagcaaGTTACGGCGGGTGGGTGAAGCACTTCCTCGAACGCGCGCCCgagaaggagaaggcggcgTCCGCGGAcgcgggcgtcggcggcgctggTGAGGCGCGCGAGCTGGTCGAGCACGGCGCGTTCCTGGCCATGTGGCTCTCCGTCTTCGTGTTCCCGGGGCCGCCGTTCAACGTGGTTCGTCGAGAGGTGTTCCCCATTGCGGCCCGCCTCGCGCGAGGCCAGAGGGTCGCGCTCGCGCCTGCCGCGCTCGCCAGCACCTACCATGATCTCTCCGCGCTCCAACACCACATAAGCTTGGGCAAGGAAAAGGAGCTGTTTGTGGTTTCGGCACCCATGCACATCGTCCAGCTTTGGGTCTGGGAGCGTTTCCCCCAGCTTCGCCCTGAGCCGGTGAGCTCCCCTGCTCCCGGCAACCATGACACGCCAAGGGCTGCCCGGTGGCACGATGTTGCCAAAAGGTTTAGCTCCAAGCACGCACACGCAGTGTTCATGTCACCAAAGGAGTTTGAGTGGAGGCCCTATGGAAGTTGCAGTTTTTTTGCTCTGCAGCCAGAAACCGGTGGCTCTTGGGTCCGCAGCCAGGATATTGCAACAAGTGAAGCGCTCTTGTCCTTTGCACGGTGTTTGCATGCTTGTGAGCTTGTCGGCATGAACTGCATTGAGCTGTACAATCCTCATCGTGTTGCAAGGCAGCTTGGCTTCGATCAGGACATTCCCAGGATGGTTCCCTGCGCAAGCTCAGATCCGGAGAAAGCATGGGATACATACAACATAGAGGTCAAAAATCCTGCGTTTATCGTTCCAAATCATGAACCTGGTGTGACGGTTCAGTATGAACGGTGGTGGAAGCCTTACTCATCAGCATGTGGCATTGCCATTTCTAATGCAGCAAAGATGAAAGAACGCCTTGATTTTGTTGCAGCAAAGATGGAAAAACGCCGTGATTTTGTTACTCCagtgaaaagaaaaatggaagggGTTCCTGCAGCTAATTCAGGCAAAAAGCTGCATGTGGACCCTGCCAcccggggccggccgccccacaTACTGACTGGTTCTAACGTCTACCCATCCCACTCCTCAGCCAGCCAGGCAGAAAGAAGGCGAGCTGCGGCAATGCCAGGGTTTGTTCTCCGTGCTTGTCCGCCCCACCTAAGACTTAGAGCAATGCCCGCCACTGGGATGCCTCAGCCAGCACCAGATGCATCCAACGATCCGCTTGATCATATTCCTTTTTCTGAAAGGCTCAATAGCATTACTAAGATGCCTAAGCAGCACGTCACAGAATGTTTGGTGAAGGGTGGTGACCTGGAGCAAAATATTGGAAGCATGCAACCAAGATCTGTAAGTGTTGGATCAAAGAAGGAAGTTTTACACAAAGATGTTGGGCAAGCTTTGGCCAATGCAGTGGCAAACACAGCTATTGTAGTTGATGGATCGTCTGATGGGCCAGTTACTAAAAAGGCACAGGGCATATGCTTCCAACAAAGTAGAGAGGAGAATCTTAATATCTCCAGTGAGGAGAATAATAATGGAATAGATTATTGTGATGTACTGCTCCCTGATATCGTCCCTGATGCAGTTAGTGCTGGAAGCAGTGAAGTTATTGGAACTGGGACTGAAGTTGATATGCTGCCAACACATGAAGACCTCTTGGTGATCAGTGATGATGAAGAGTGTGATAAATCAAATGGCAAGCAATGTCAGGTGAATGCAATGCTTGTGAAATCTGTGGGAAACAGAAACACCCAGCTTGTTGATGCAAGAAACGACATGCAGGACGGCCAAGTTTTGGAGAAAATGGCCGCACAAAGAAATCATGTTAGCATTGTGGAAATCA
This window contains:
- the LOC120691322 gene encoding uncharacterized protein LOC120691322, which gives rise to MAAGEHPLVEESTVPMVSVDEPSRPCVRPALFLRPRAGDGAPLPAPPGDPGSVPARVRGIQAEFRGWACVPRRWQEWVGKLRPRHEALWRELGILGGVLASTCRVRRRKHERALLQLAAFWSGATGTFVFPWGEATVTLEDVAALAGLPLLGGPLRAPVAGRLEKDVGAIEVVLAVLNRSKKKKASYGGWVKHFLERAPEKEKAASADAGVGGAGEARELVEHGAFLAMWLSVFVFPGPPFNVVRREVFPIAARLARGQRVALAPAALASTYHDLSALQHHISLGKEKELFVVSAPMHIVQLWVWERFPQLRPEPVSSPAPGNHDTPRAARWHDVAKRFSSKHAHAVFMSPKEFEWRPYGSCSFFALQPETGGSWVRSQDIATSEALLSFARCLHACELVGMNCIELYNPHRVARQLGFDQDIPRMVPCASSDPEKAWDTYNIEVKNPAFIVPNHEPGVTVQYERWWKPYSSACGIAISNAAKMKERLDFVAAKMEKRRDFVTPVKRKMEGVPAANSGKKLHVDPATRGRPPHILTGSNVYPSHSSASQAERRRAAAMPGFVLRACPPHLRLRAMPATGMPQPAPDASNDPLDHIPFSERLNSITKMPKQHVTECLVKGGDLEQNIGSMQPRSVSVGSKKEVLHKDVGQALANAVANTAIVVDGSSDGPVTKKAQGICFQQSREENLNISSEENNNGIDYCDVLLPDIVPDAVSAGSSEVIGTGTEVDMLPTHEDLLVISDDEECDKSNGKQCQVNAMLVKSVGNRNTQLVDARNDMQDGQVLEKMAAQRNHVSIVEISDDDLDEEVGKEDMVFYGATSKEDGLDTMHMHLKSPKIEATWSILQEPNEENQLVGETNDEHDNLVVKEVTVQNSRDCELASVPNNITVIQEQDLLTHAATIQINDGLLEGPTEELHTCTVTGDIDNTGKVSKEKIGSLDCNEKGNEGNLVSNRDLESPMEDFTGANRNGSGDSERSSSRMLDGNTELISSEVLVCTQTLYYLSRFDRVRDAWDKDANSTGTDQDVYLPRRAVGTMEMIKKASAIRHAEIAELKKKIHNLKEEILVLEGAEQGSPRMVKQ